The following are from one region of the Numenius arquata chromosome 23, bNumArq3.hap1.1, whole genome shotgun sequence genome:
- the TNS4 gene encoding tensin-4, with protein MSQVMQNHVLRVGQTVCVSSQEESKSLHPAGYPGCSPLPIKYGYCSREGWAAPSAVVHASARLLPSAGLYGAHPAFQPVAAQGKGQQDSSLERPPAPYQPKKEEEDTSTDPDPHLVSPTLDISIENLNKLILEIDPTFQPLTCKPVKDAVQPTSQGDAVATKKQDPEAIDIKYIEMTPGRAMCPEQLQGSPSPLGTPFSRSPQGNSSLPQKGGLRGNYSPGGTVVFSSPSRPVSPRSGAPTGTASLTCGKASECIAIPQQCTSGQTDSISYGTSLGFDNLLKPMQVVRTQQRSSWVSLLSTSPGSDTSYILGSSTHSLPHDDSDAHPAARCSADCPSPASSLGSPCPPSPSIRAHSGEAFGLSPHQPRTTCSTKANISPSQKGQASSCPPSILNSAADIPVLLVNGCLEQGDASSRLAKPPPASAKQSPPPSCSLAVGLGGLNNALSAPALSCVSDSPLRAGQPTMKFVMDTSKFWFKPSITRDQAIQLLRDKEPGTFLVRDSTSYRGSFGLAMKVPVPPAGGQTGDESSDLVRHFLIECSAKGVHLKGASEDLYFGSLSAFVYQHAITPLALPCKLSIPTRDLADGEDSPDCAPETAPSLLKKNAVCNVLYLNSVNVETLTGAPAIQKAISSTFELETLPTPTLVHFRVTEQGVTLTDIQRKVFFRRHYPLAAIRFCGMDPENRKWQKYCKSSRIFGFVAKSQTDSENLCHLFAEYDNVQPPSLVIELLCKLLPGP; from the exons aTGTCACAGGTCATGCAGAACCACGTGTTACGTGTTGGACAGACCGTGTGTGTTTCCTCACAGGAGGAAAGCAAGAGCTTGCACCCGGCAGGGTACCCGGGCTGCTCCCCGCTGCCCATCAAGTACGGCTACTGCTCCCGGGAGGGCTGGGCTGCCCCCTCTGCCGTGGTCCATGCCAGTGCCCGTCTGCTTCCCAGCGCAGGGCTCTACGGAGCCCACCCTGCCTTCCAGCCCGTGGCTGCccaggggaaggggcagcaggaTTCTTCCTTGGAGAGACCCCCTGCCCCCTATCAGccgaagaaggaggaggaggacaccAGCACGGATCCTGATCCTCACCTGGTGTCTCCTACCTTGGACATATCGATAGAGAATCTCAATAAGCTGATCCTAGAAATCGATCCGACCTTTCAGCCGCTCACCTGCAAGCCGGTGAAGGATGCGGTCCAGCCTACTTCTCAGGGTGATGCTGTTGCCACCAAGAAGCAAGATCCAGAGGCAATAG acaTTAAATACATAGAGATGACGCCGGGCAGAGCCATGTGTCCTGAGCAGCTgcagggctcccccagccctttGGGGACACCGTTCTCGAGGTCCCCCCAGGGCAACAGCTCCCTGCCCCAAAAAGGGGGACTCAGAGGCAACTACAGCCCCGGTGGCACCGTGGTTTTCTCAAGCCCATCCAGACCCGTGAGCCCCCGCTCAGGCGCCCCGACCGGCACTGCCTCCCTGACCTGCGGCAAAGCCTCCGAGTGCATCGCCATCCCCCAGCAGTGCACATCCGGACAGACCGACAGCATCTCCTACGGCACCTCCCTGGGCTTCGACAACTTGCTGAAGCCCATGCAGGTGGTGAGGAcgcagcagaggagcagctgggTCTCCCTGCTCTCCACCAGCCCTGGCTCCGACACCAGTTACATCCTTGGAAG CAGCACCCACTCGCTCCCCCACGACGACTCGGATGCTCACCCTGCTGCCCGCTGCTCGGCCGACTGCCCatcccctgccagctccctgggcagtccctgcccaccctcccccaGCATCAGGGCTCACTCTGGAGAAGCTTTTGGCCTGAGCCCCCACCAGCCCAGGACAACCTGCTCCACCAAAGCCAACATCTCCCCATCCCAGAAGGGACAGGCCAGCAGCTGTCCCCCCTCCATCCTCAACTCCGCAGCCGACATCCCGGTGCTGCTGGTGAACGGGTGCCTGGAACAAGGAGATGCATCTTCCAGGCTGGCCAaaccccccccagcctctgccaAGCAGAGCCCCcctcccagctgcagcctggccgTGGGGCTCGGGGGCCTCAACAACGCGCTGTCAGCACCAGCTCTCTCCTGCGTCTCGGACA GTCCCCTCAGGGCTGGGCAGCCGACCATGAAGTTTGTGATGGACACATCAAAGTTCTGGTTCAAGCCGAGCATCACCAGGGACCAAG CCATCCAGCTGCTGAGGGACAAGGAGCCAGGCACGTTCCTGGTGCGGGACAGCACGTCATACCGGGGGTCTTTCGGGCTGGCCATGAAGGTTCCCGTCCCTCCAGCCGGCGGCCAGACAG GCGATGAGAGCAGTGACCTCGTCCGGCACTTCCTCATCGAGTGCTCTGCCAAAGGGGTGCACTTGAAAGGAGCCAGCGAGGACCTGTATTTCG GGAGCCTCTCTGCCTTCGTGTACCAGCATGCCATCACCCCACTGGCACTGCCCTGCAAGCTCAGCATCCCCACCAGAG ATCTTGCTGATGGAGAAGACAGCCCTGACTGCGCCCCAGAGACCGCACCATCCCTGCTGAAGAAAAATGCTG TGTGCAACGTCCTGTACCTCAACTCGGTGAACGTGGAGACGCTCACGGGGGCTCCAGCCATCCAGAAGGCCATCTCCTCCACCTTCGAGCTGGAGACGCTGCCCACACCCACCCTGGTGCACTTCAGGGTGACGGAGCAGGGAGTGACGCTCACCGACATCCAGAGGAA ggtgTTCTTCAGGCGACACTACCCCTTGGCTGCCATCAGGTTCTGCGGGATGGACCCTGAGAACAGAAA GTGGCAGAAGTACTGCAAGTCCTCGAG